One window of the Chryseobacterium sp. CY350 genome contains the following:
- the yaaA gene encoding peroxide stress protein YaaA, with protein sequence MKIITSPAKLMNTEFSTDLLRSTTPKFIDDSEFIHSFLKPKSPKYLSELMEISSKLADENWDRNQKWKPKPTATDSAPAMYAFTGEVYRGLDAKTLDKKAVDYLQKNYRILSGLYGLLKPSDKVMLYRLEMGRPFEFDEYKNLYSFWTEKVTEHLNSEMKKNELLLNLASNEYFKVIDRKKLNHKIIDFEFYELREGSLKTIVVYTKHARGLVVRFCAETQAKTLNDVKAFNYEGYRIDEEKSTDIKLVFTR encoded by the coding sequence ATGAAAATCATTACGTCACCTGCAAAATTAATGAATACGGAATTCTCGACAGATCTGTTAAGAAGTACCACTCCGAAATTCATTGATGATTCAGAATTTATCCATTCATTTTTAAAACCTAAATCTCCAAAATATCTTTCCGAGCTGATGGAAATTTCCTCAAAACTCGCAGATGAAAACTGGGACAGAAATCAGAAATGGAAACCAAAACCCACAGCAACAGATTCTGCTCCTGCAATGTATGCATTTACCGGAGAAGTCTACAGAGGTCTGGATGCTAAAACTTTAGATAAAAAAGCAGTCGATTATTTACAGAAAAATTACAGAATACTTTCGGGATTATACGGTTTGCTGAAACCATCCGATAAAGTGATGCTTTACCGACTGGAAATGGGAAGACCATTTGAGTTTGATGAGTACAAAAATTTATATTCTTTCTGGACGGAAAAAGTGACAGAACATCTCAATTCTGAGATGAAAAAAAATGAACTCCTTCTCAATCTCGCAAGCAACGAATACTTTAAAGTAATAGATCGGAAGAAACTTAATCATAAAATCATTGATTTTGAATTTTACGAATTGCGTGAAGGAAGCCTGAAAACCATCGTTGTTTATACAAAACATGCGAGAGGTTTGGTGGTAAGATTTTGTGCTGAAACACAGGCTAAGACATTGAATGACGTAAAAGCTTTCAACTATGAAGGCTACAGAATTGATGAAGAAAAATCGACAGATATTAAATTGGTTTTTACAAGATAA
- a CDS encoding L-threonylcarbamoyladenylate synthase, translating to MAKILRIYPDNPQENLINEVIKTLNNGGLIIYPSDTVYALGCNIFDIKAMEKLAQIKKLKLDKAKFSIICNDLSHLSDFTRPVDTSVFRFLKSHLPGPFTFILEANKSLPLAYKNHKTIGIRVPDHSIPQLIVEKLGHPIASTSIKDDDEIIEYSTDPELIAEKYDHLVDIVIDSGYGDNVASTIVDLTSGEPEIIRQGKGEI from the coding sequence ATGGCAAAAATTTTAAGAATATATCCCGACAATCCGCAGGAAAACCTTATCAATGAGGTCATTAAAACCTTAAATAATGGCGGGTTGATTATTTATCCTTCTGATACCGTTTACGCATTGGGCTGTAATATTTTTGATATTAAAGCCATGGAAAAACTGGCGCAGATCAAAAAACTGAAGTTAGATAAAGCTAAATTTTCTATCATCTGTAACGATCTCAGTCATCTTTCGGATTTTACTAGACCGGTAGACACTTCTGTTTTCAGATTTTTAAAGAGTCATCTTCCTGGTCCGTTTACGTTTATTCTTGAAGCTAACAAAAGTTTACCGTTAGCTTATAAAAATCATAAAACTATCGGGATTCGTGTTCCGGATCATTCTATTCCTCAATTGATCGTAGAAAAGCTGGGTCATCCTATTGCGTCAACATCCATCAAAGATGACGATGAAATTATCGAATATTCTACAGATCCTGAATTGATTGCTGAGAAATACGATCATCTGGTAGATATCGTGATAGATTCCGGTTATGGAGACAACGTAGCTTCTACTATAGTTGATCTTACATCTGGTGAGCCGGAAATAATCAGACAGGGAAAAGGGGAAATTTAG
- a CDS encoding rhomboid family intramembrane serine protease, translating to MSILILIIAITAIISFIAFNNQSIFEQYKFNVGAILNKKEYIRLLSAGVLHADMMHLLFNMMTLYFFGPVILEGFGAAGFIIIYIGSILLGNIFSLFIYQKQPWYSAIGASGGVSGVLFAAIAMAPKMSLYMFFIPIPIPGFVFGLLYFGYSVYMMLNPKQWDNLGHAAHLGGAFFGLVYAIATQPEAAIENSMFIGIMALPLLYLSYEIFIKKKIG from the coding sequence ATGAGTATATTAATATTAATCATAGCAATAACCGCAATTATCAGCTTTATAGCTTTTAACAACCAGAGTATTTTTGAACAGTATAAATTCAATGTAGGCGCAATTCTGAACAAAAAGGAATATATAAGATTGCTTTCTGCAGGGGTTTTACATGCAGATATGATGCACCTGTTGTTTAATATGATGACTTTATATTTCTTCGGACCGGTTATTTTGGAGGGATTTGGTGCGGCAGGATTTATTATTATATATATAGGTTCCATACTTTTAGGCAACATCTTCTCTCTGTTTATTTATCAAAAACAACCGTGGTACTCGGCAATCGGAGCAAGTGGTGGTGTTTCTGGGGTGCTATTCGCGGCAATTGCGATGGCTCCTAAGATGAGTCTATATATGTTTTTTATCCCAATTCCAATTCCTGGTTTTGTTTTTGGACTTTTATATTTTGGATACTCAGTCTATATGATGCTAAATCCTAAACAATGGGATAATTTAGGACACGCTGCACACTTAGGTGGAGCGTTTTTCGGATTGGTTTATGCAATTGCTACTCAGCCTGAAGCGGCCATAGAAAATTCTATGTTTATAGGAATTATGGCATTGCCACTTCTCTATTTATCGTACGAAATATTTATAAAGAAAAAAATCGGTTAG
- a CDS encoding CPBP family intramembrane glutamic endopeptidase has product MMSLNGKYSIGILLTFVLLAFSMLYSIPLINYFFHFKTITADLFFYNRLSIWFVLILIVVYNLSFENRSFFVWADKKYSLGFYFAAVFALYLICVVGGTVLNGIIMLITHEKISDKLVQLSSIFKNNYFLIIFTCLTAGVTEELLMRAYIQPRIEKIYNSPSLGIIVSSLLFGILHSTYGTIGQVVVPFFIGIVFSLFYKKYSNIKILIICHFMFDFISVMLMNTIDLKQLSAF; this is encoded by the coding sequence ATGATGAGTCTTAACGGGAAATATTCTATTGGCATTCTACTTACGTTTGTATTACTTGCCTTTTCAATGCTTTATTCGATTCCTTTGATCAATTATTTTTTTCATTTTAAAACCATTACTGCTGATCTTTTCTTTTATAACAGACTTTCGATCTGGTTTGTATTGATACTTATCGTTGTCTACAATTTATCTTTTGAGAACAGGTCATTCTTCGTTTGGGCAGACAAAAAATATTCTTTAGGATTTTATTTTGCAGCAGTATTTGCTCTTTACCTAATATGCGTGGTCGGGGGCACTGTTCTTAATGGAATCATCATGCTCATCACTCATGAAAAAATAAGTGACAAGCTGGTGCAGCTCAGTTCGATTTTTAAAAACAATTACTTTCTGATTATTTTCACGTGTCTTACTGCGGGAGTTACCGAAGAATTATTAATGCGCGCTTACATTCAGCCAAGAATTGAAAAAATTTATAACAGTCCATCTTTGGGAATTATTGTCTCTTCATTACTGTTTGGGATCTTACACAGTACTTACGGAACAATCGGTCAGGTTGTTGTACCATTCTTCATAGGAATCGTTTTTTCATTATTTTATAAAAAATATTCCAACATTAAAATTTTAATTATCTGTCATTTCATGTTTGATTTTATTTCTGTAATGCTGATGAATACGATTGATCTTAAACAATTATCTGCCTTTTAA
- a CDS encoding BlaI/MecI/CopY family transcriptional regulator yields the protein MKIQNLTKAEEQIMQYLWKIEKGFLKDVLDLFPEPKPHTNTVSTILKVLKDKEFVDYNVYGRQHEYFPLVSKEQYSGKTMKSLVKNYFKGSYKSAVSFLVEKNEMTVEDLEMLLNELKNKD from the coding sequence ATGAAAATTCAGAACTTAACAAAAGCGGAGGAGCAGATCATGCAGTATTTATGGAAAATCGAAAAAGGTTTTCTAAAAGATGTTCTGGATCTTTTCCCGGAGCCGAAACCTCATACCAATACCGTTTCTACGATTCTGAAAGTTTTAAAGGATAAAGAATTTGTAGATTATAACGTTTACGGAAGGCAGCACGAATATTTTCCTCTTGTTTCTAAAGAGCAATATTCTGGTAAGACCATGAAAAGTCTGGTGAAAAATTATTTCAAAGGATCATACAAAAGTGCCGTTTCATTTTTAGTTGAAAAAAACGAAATGACTGTTGAAGATCTTGAAATGCTTTTAAATGAACTAAAAAACAAGGATTAA
- the prmC gene encoding peptide chain release factor N(5)-glutamine methyltransferase produces the protein MTISEFKRHFKKELSDLYTDSETDFLYSIFAEKLLDLNQIQLRMMSENDLSDEDESKFQEIISELKTGKPYQHILGETEFYGMTFFVNENVLIPRPETEELLEIAISKIQNSDLNSKGLKILDIGTGSGVIPLVLKKYFPNSEISSIDFSEKALEVAKRNAEFHQLDVKFIHSDYLNLDLTENYDIIISNPPYIGIEEEVEIKDSVKGFEPNMALFSPTSDALIFYRKIAKDAEKYLNKNGLLFLEINQKLGQETLELYENTFSKAELIKDLSENDRFIFAIK, from the coding sequence ATGACAATTTCAGAATTTAAAAGACATTTTAAAAAAGAACTTTCAGATTTGTATACAGATTCTGAAACCGACTTTTTATATTCAATTTTTGCTGAAAAGTTGTTAGATTTAAATCAGATTCAACTTAGAATGATGTCTGAAAATGATTTATCAGATGAAGACGAAAGTAAATTTCAAGAAATAATTTCAGAATTAAAAACAGGAAAGCCATATCAACATATTTTAGGTGAAACCGAGTTCTACGGAATGACTTTTTTTGTGAATGAAAATGTATTGATTCCACGTCCGGAAACTGAAGAATTGCTGGAAATTGCAATTAGTAAAATTCAAAATTCAGATTTAAATTCTAAAGGTTTAAAGATTTTAGACATTGGTACCGGAAGCGGCGTAATTCCTTTAGTTTTAAAGAAATACTTTCCAAATTCTGAAATTTCATCCATTGATTTTTCAGAAAAAGCATTGGAAGTTGCAAAAAGAAATGCCGAATTTCATCAGCTTGACGTCAAATTCATTCATTCAGATTATCTGAATTTAGATCTGACCGAAAACTATGATATTATCATTTCAAACCCACCATACATCGGGATTGAAGAAGAAGTAGAAATCAAAGATTCTGTAAAAGGATTTGAGCCTAATATGGCATTATTTTCACCAACTTCAGATGCATTAATTTTTTATAGAAAGATCGCCAAAGATGCCGAAAAATATTTAAACAAAAACGGACTATTGTTTTTGGAAATTAATCAGAAATTGGGTCAGGAAACTTTAGAATTGTATGAAAACACTTTTTCGAAAGCTGAATTGATAAAAGATTTATCCGAAAATGACCGTTTTATTTTTGCCATTAAGTAA
- a CDS encoding M56 family metallopeptidase — protein sequence METLILYFGKVIICSGVMFLYYQLSLKDKTFHHYNRFYLLSAMLISILLPLVKVEDFTIEVSNDLYVLLNKLQNFNSNNSTDHDNIYFRIIFSALGLVSLYFLGKLLYGILKIAQFKNQFQKETFEGVNFYQTNLSEAPFSYFKNLFWKNTIVINSDIGKQILKHEMVHIEQKHSYDKILMEIITSIFWFNPFFHIIKKEISLIHEYLADKKAVKKSDTKAFAQMLLASHFSGKELPATSPFLSSNLKKRLKMLQKPQTKFGYARRIFALPVLFTVAFAYMVNAKNKEIAETNIEIEKAVSEIKKDTISPKSSIDQIVERQEVNISKANEQLKIQSEKLKTLSEKSKEKAAELKKIAKEKGDKSYEFELKAKELKQLSGEMDKIVYRNLNEKDSEIIFNDLEFRTTSPEGKNYTLRLNENRNATVDMTNHEGEGYRNLKKELDNRLTEVLQGEKVYADNNFKRPPTPITPPITRGYTGVSTYREIKYSHLSQKDQRRLEKLSKEKAELSKKQAEISRKQAEIVRAKAQNNPWMISVDAHAAPKADYTVISKYVDSENTVNNKIVKTQNSRVITDGTENSNSGVNKFYINGKDAFEEDMKVTIDGKVVSREDLAAFDAKNIKDMNVVKSKVNGKAKGEIIINTKKENSKQ from the coding sequence ATGGAAACACTGATTTTATATTTTGGAAAAGTAATCATCTGTTCGGGTGTAATGTTTTTGTATTATCAGTTGTCTTTGAAAGACAAGACGTTTCATCATTATAACAGATTTTATCTTTTGTCGGCCATGTTGATCTCGATTTTACTGCCGCTGGTGAAAGTAGAAGATTTTACAATTGAGGTGAGCAACGATCTTTATGTGCTTCTTAATAAGTTGCAAAATTTTAATTCAAATAACTCTACAGACCATGATAACATTTATTTTAGAATTATTTTTTCAGCTCTGGGATTGGTGTCTCTCTATTTTTTAGGGAAATTACTTTATGGCATTCTAAAAATTGCTCAGTTTAAAAATCAGTTTCAGAAAGAAACTTTTGAAGGCGTCAATTTCTACCAGACTAACCTTTCAGAAGCTCCGTTTTCATATTTTAAAAATCTGTTTTGGAAGAATACAATCGTCATCAATTCGGACATCGGAAAGCAGATTTTGAAGCACGAAATGGTTCACATCGAACAGAAACACTCTTACGATAAGATTTTAATGGAGATTATTACCTCGATTTTCTGGTTCAATCCGTTTTTTCATATCATCAAAAAAGAAATAAGCTTAATTCACGAATATCTGGCTGATAAAAAAGCCGTCAAAAAATCGGACACCAAAGCATTTGCGCAGATGCTATTAGCGAGCCACTTTTCCGGAAAAGAGTTGCCAGCGACCAGTCCGTTTCTAAGTTCAAACCTTAAAAAAAGACTTAAAATGTTACAAAAACCACAAACCAAATTCGGTTATGCGCGTAGAATTTTTGCATTACCGGTGTTATTTACAGTTGCTTTCGCTTACATGGTGAACGCGAAAAACAAAGAAATTGCAGAAACCAATATTGAAATAGAAAAAGCAGTTTCTGAGATTAAAAAAGATACCATTTCTCCTAAAAGTAGTATCGATCAGATCGTAGAGAGACAGGAAGTTAATATTTCTAAAGCTAACGAACAATTAAAGATTCAGTCTGAAAAGCTGAAAACGTTAAGCGAAAAATCAAAAGAAAAAGCTGCTGAACTAAAGAAAATTGCTAAAGAAAAAGGCGATAAAAGCTATGAATTTGAGTTGAAGGCTAAAGAATTAAAACAGCTTTCCGGTGAGATGGATAAGATCGTTTATAGAAATCTTAATGAAAAGGATAGTGAAATTATTTTTAATGATTTAGAATTTAGAACAACCTCACCCGAAGGTAAAAACTACACTCTGAGACTGAATGAGAATAGAAATGCAACAGTTGATATGACCAATCATGAAGGTGAAGGATACAGGAATTTAAAGAAAGAACTTGATAACAGATTAACTGAGGTATTGCAGGGTGAAAAAGTTTATGCTGATAATAATTTCAAAAGACCGCCAACTCCTATAACACCCCCCATTACTCGTGGATATACAGGCGTTTCAACTTACAGGGAAATAAAGTATTCGCATTTATCTCAAAAGGATCAGAGACGACTAGAGAAATTATCAAAGGAAAAAGCTGAACTGTCAAAAAAACAAGCTGAGATTTCGAGAAAGCAAGCAGAAATTGTGAGAGCAAAAGCCCAAAATAATCCTTGGATGATATCGGTTGATGCACATGCTGCTCCAAAAGCTGACTATACCGTTATTTCAAAATATGTGGATTCTGAGAATACCGTCAATAATAAAATTGTAAAAACTCAAAATTCGAGGGTAATCACCGATGGTACCGAAAATTCTAATTCCGGGGTAAATAAGTTTTATATAAATGGTAAAGATGCTTTCGAAGAAGACATGAAAGTAACCATTGATGGAAAAGTTGTTTCACGTGAAGATTTAGCTGCATTTGATGCAAAGAATATTAAAGATATGAATGTTGTTAAAAGCAAGGTTAACGGTAAAGCAAAGGGAGAAATAATTATAAATACAAAGAAAGAAAATTCAAAACAATAA
- a CDS encoding nuclear transport factor 2 family protein yields MENLRENNLEKIRSFMNKWFEHFDQLDDNSFFTQYLSEDVKMKFPGNDLFMGHAAFSNWFTESKNNMLSNTKHHISDVKITKEGKDWFAVNFKVRYVAEMKDQKIDMDVTEDWKLFWDNTKDQPLISEYIVS; encoded by the coding sequence ATGGAAAATTTACGAGAAAATAATTTAGAAAAGATAAGATCTTTTATGAACAAATGGTTTGAGCATTTTGATCAATTAGATGATAATAGCTTTTTCACTCAATATTTATCTGAAGATGTGAAGATGAAATTTCCTGGAAATGATCTTTTTATGGGTCATGCAGCTTTCTCAAATTGGTTTACCGAATCGAAAAATAATATGTTGTCAAACACCAAACATCATATTAGTGATGTAAAAATTACGAAAGAAGGTAAAGATTGGTTTGCAGTTAATTTTAAGGTGCGTTACGTGGCAGAAATGAAAGATCAGAAGATAGATATGGACGTTACAGAAGACTGGAAGCTATTTTGGGACAACACTAAAGATCAGCCTTTGATATCAGAATATATTGTAAGTTAA
- a CDS encoding DNA gyrase/topoisomerase IV subunit A: MIEENSHEGESLKKVSGLYKDWFLDYASYVILDRAIPSVYDGFKPVQRRIMHSMRELEDGRYNKVANIVGNTMKYHPHGDASITDAMVGIGQRELLIDTQGNWGNIYTGDSAAAARYIEARLTPFALEVVFNPKTTVWSKSYDGRNNEPVDLPVKFPLLLAQGVEGIGVGLSTKILPHNFNELISASVAYLKGKKFELFPDFLTAGFLDVSEYNDGHRGGKVRARAKISQVDKHTLMISELPFSKNTGDLIDSIIKANEKGKIKIKKIEDNTSDKVEILIYLHNEVSPDKTIDALYAFTDCQVTISPNACVIVGDKPMFLNVSEILRMNTDHTVSLLKKELEIELNELQESWHFSSLERIFIENRIYHDIEEVKSWEDVLKTIAIGLKPHTAHLLREVTEEDILRLTEIRIKRISRFDLDKFKENILSLEGKIEQVRHHLANLITYAIDYYLNIQKKYGKGRERKTKLRIFDTIDASKVAVANEKFYANFEEGFIGTSLKKDQFLFDCSDIDDIITFRKDGSMKVVKVEAKTFIGKDILHVAIWKKNDKRTVYNMIYREGMQGPYYMKRFSVTGVTRNTDYRLASDARGSETLYFSANPNGEAETVTVLLKPNPRIRKNKMDIDFSEIGIKGRDSKGNLVTKYSVKKVDLKEEGVSTLAPRKIWFDDTVRRLNADVRGTLLGSFKGDDKILTVNSHGEAKLISFDLGNRFDDEYIILEKWRPQQPITCIYYDGEKDIYFIKRFLLENTTNPQTFMPSEHPKSFIERILVSNGATAEIIFAKDKGKERDPEVINIDEFIAVKGIKAIGNQFTKFKVKTINVTIPEPEEEEEPEVDDEPFSPSADEDGGTIGDLFDAGNTED; encoded by the coding sequence ATGATAGAAGAAAACTCTCACGAAGGCGAAAGCTTAAAAAAAGTTTCAGGACTGTATAAAGACTGGTTTCTGGATTATGCATCTTATGTAATTTTAGATAGAGCAATACCGTCAGTTTACGATGGCTTCAAACCGGTTCAGCGTAGAATTATGCATTCTATGCGTGAGCTGGAAGACGGCAGATATAATAAAGTTGCCAATATCGTTGGAAATACAATGAAATATCACCCTCACGGTGACGCATCGATTACCGACGCAATGGTGGGAATCGGGCAGAGAGAATTGCTGATTGATACGCAGGGAAACTGGGGAAATATTTATACAGGAGATTCTGCTGCGGCAGCGAGATATATTGAAGCAAGACTCACGCCTTTTGCTTTGGAAGTGGTTTTTAACCCGAAAACAACCGTCTGGTCAAAATCTTACGATGGAAGAAATAATGAACCAGTAGATTTGCCCGTTAAATTTCCTTTGCTTTTGGCACAAGGAGTTGAGGGAATTGGTGTTGGACTTTCCACAAAAATTCTTCCTCATAATTTTAATGAATTAATCAGTGCTTCTGTAGCCTATTTAAAAGGAAAAAAGTTCGAGCTTTTTCCAGATTTTCTGACGGCAGGTTTTCTGGATGTTTCAGAATACAATGACGGTCACAGAGGCGGAAAAGTAAGAGCAAGAGCCAAGATTTCTCAGGTAGACAAGCATACTTTGATGATTTCTGAGCTTCCTTTTTCAAAAAATACCGGCGATCTGATCGATTCTATCATCAAAGCCAATGAAAAAGGTAAAATTAAAATAAAGAAAATTGAAGATAATACCTCAGATAAGGTTGAGATTCTGATTTATCTCCACAACGAAGTTTCGCCAGACAAAACAATTGATGCTTTGTATGCATTCACAGACTGTCAGGTGACGATTTCGCCTAATGCCTGTGTGATTGTTGGTGATAAACCAATGTTCTTAAATGTTTCTGAGATCTTACGAATGAACACCGATCATACGGTCTCATTGTTGAAAAAAGAATTGGAGATTGAGTTGAATGAATTGCAGGAAAGCTGGCATTTTTCTTCTTTAGAGAGAATTTTTATCGAAAACAGAATTTATCACGATATAGAAGAAGTAAAAAGCTGGGAAGATGTTTTGAAGACAATCGCAATTGGTCTAAAACCTCACACAGCACATCTTTTACGAGAAGTTACAGAAGAAGATATTCTTAGGCTTACGGAGATTAGAATTAAGAGAATTTCAAGGTTTGATCTAGATAAATTTAAAGAAAATATATTATCGCTCGAAGGTAAAATTGAGCAGGTAAGGCATCATTTAGCAAATCTGATTACGTACGCAATTGACTATTATTTAAATATTCAGAAAAAATACGGAAAAGGGCGAGAACGCAAAACTAAACTGAGAATTTTTGATACCATCGATGCATCAAAAGTTGCGGTTGCGAATGAAAAATTCTACGCCAATTTTGAGGAAGGTTTTATTGGAACTTCGCTTAAAAAAGATCAGTTTTTATTTGACTGTTCAGATATTGACGACATCATTACCTTCAGAAAAGACGGTAGCATGAAAGTCGTAAAAGTGGAAGCCAAAACCTTCATCGGAAAAGATATTCTTCACGTTGCTATCTGGAAAAAAAACGACAAAAGAACGGTCTATAATATGATTTACCGAGAAGGAATGCAGGGGCCGTATTATATGAAGCGTTTTTCGGTAACGGGAGTGACTAGAAATACAGATTATCGGTTAGCTTCAGACGCGCGGGGTTCTGAAACTCTTTATTTCTCGGCAAATCCGAATGGTGAGGCAGAGACCGTGACAGTACTTTTAAAGCCAAATCCGAGAATCCGAAAAAATAAAATGGATATTGATTTTTCAGAAATAGGAATCAAAGGCCGGGATTCTAAAGGAAATCTGGTAACCAAATATTCAGTGAAAAAAGTAGATTTAAAAGAAGAAGGAGTTTCTACTTTGGCGCCGAGAAAAATCTGGTTTGATGATACGGTGAGACGTCTCAATGCAGATGTGCGCGGAACTTTGCTGGGGAGTTTCAAAGGTGATGATAAGATACTAACTGTCAATTCTCATGGTGAAGCAAAATTGATCAGTTTTGACCTTGGAAACCGCTTTGATGATGAATATATTATTCTGGAAAAGTGGAGGCCACAGCAACCGATTACCTGTATTTATTATGACGGCGAAAAAGATATTTATTTTATTAAGAGATTTTTGCTGGAGAATACTACCAATCCGCAGACTTTTATGCCGTCAGAACATCCGAAATCTTTTATAGAAAGAATTTTGGTTTCAAATGGTGCAACTGCAGAAATTATTTTTGCAAAAGATAAAGGAAAAGAACGTGATCCTGAAGTGATTAATATTGATGAATTTATTGCCGTGAAAGGAATAAAAGCAATAGGAAATCAGTTTACAAAATTTAAAGTTAAGACGATTAATGTCACTATTCCCGAACCGGAGGAAGAAGAAGAGCCTGAAGTCGATGATGAGCCATTTTCCCCTTCTGCAGATGAAGATGGTGGCACGATTGGTGATTTGTTTGATGCCGGGAATACTGAAGACTAA